DNA sequence from the Vicinamibacterales bacterium genome:
AACAGGGCGGATGCCCTCGACCACGCCACGCGATTCTTTCGATCCATATGAATGCCTCCTCCTACTTGGGAACCACGGTGCCGGGCGTTCCGCGTTGGCGTTGGTACTCGGCAAACGCCTCGCGCAATTTCTGAATCGCCACTTGCTTCTGCTCGGGTGTCAGGATGATCTGGCGCGACAGCACCACGCTCATCGTGCCGGTGGGGTTGGCGAGGAACGTGTCGATGGTCACGCCGAACCGGCTCTGCACGTCCTCGACCGCGTTCGACAGGTCCGGTCCAATTTGCGCCGGGCTCCTCACGCCGAGCGCCGAGATCGAGTGGCACACGAAGCAGCCGGTTTGCACGAACCAGCCGCCGGGGCCGGTCTTCATGGCCTCCTCAGCCTTCAGTTCATCGGCGCTGCGCGGGTCGGTCCGGGGCGTGCCCGAGACAAACAGCGCCGGCACCTCCTGCCGCCGCCACGACAGCATCAGCATCGACAGCGCCTGCGCCTGCTCGGTGCTGAAGTTGAAGTTGGGCATCACCGTGCCCTCGGTCAGCGCGCGCGGATCCTTGAAGTGCGCCATGTGCCAGGCGAACGCCGTGCGCTGGCCAGACAGCCGGCTCATGTCGTACTGCTCGGGCGCTTTCTCGCCGACGTTGGTGAGGTCGGGGCCAATCGTGCCGCCGAAGCCGTTGACCACGTGACAGGCGCGGCACCCCTTCTCGTTGACCAGGCGCTTGGCCAGGTTGATGGCCTCGGCGCCCTTGGTCTCGCGGTCGTAGCGATGGCAGGTGTTGCAGTTCATCTGCATCAGCGCGTTCTTGTTGCCGGCGAGCGTGTAGGACTCGCCGAGCGATCGGCTGAGCAACGGCTCTTCCCAGTGCGCCACTTCGCCGTGGGCCGCCGCCGTGTCGATGGCCCAGCCCTGGCCGCCGTGGCACGACGTGCAGCCGAAGTCTTCAACGGCGTGGAGCTTCAGCGGCTCGATCGGATGCGTGCGATAGGGATGCTCCGCCTGCTCGAAGCCCTTGTAGCTCACGGCCTGGTGGCACGTGATGCAGCGGTCCGCGCGCGACAGCTCGTCGGCCCAGACCTGCTGGACGCCGCCCGGGATAATCGCCGCCTTGTCGTCGCCGAACTTCTCGGCCACCTGCTGCTTGAACTCGGCCTGGTAATACCGCCAGTCGTGGGCGCGGTCGCTCCACATGAACAGGCCGGTGCCGATCACGAGGACCACGCCGACGACGGCCAGCACCAGGCGGTCAACGCGGGGATACGGAGAGGATGTGCGCTGTTCCATGTCAGATCCTCCCGGGGATGTCGGGCCAGGCTTCCCACGGCCAGTAGAAGTTCCAGTACGGCCCGCGCAGCACCATGCCCACGAACGTCAGCGCCAGGATGAACAGGACGAGGAGCAGGAAGACGATGTTCTGCCGGCGGCGGTCGCGCGGCAGCCAGACCCCGGCGGCCAGGTGCGGCGACCGATCGAGCCACGGCCAGAACGTCATCAACCCGACCAGCAGGCCCGGCAGGATCACGCCGCCGACGAAGGCGCCGTTCAGCGTGAACGAACCGATCCGGATGGTGGTGTCGGTGACGATTTCCTGCAGCCACAGGAAGTACCAGGGCGCCTTCGCCGGGTTGGGGGTAATCAGCGCGTTGGCCGGCTCTTCGAGCGGCGAGGCGATGAACACCGACATGATGCTGACGATCGCGATGGTGCCGAGCGTCGCGATCAGAGCCCGCCGTGTCAGGTCCGGCACCGCATTGACGGTGGTGTCCGCCGCCTCGAGCGTCCGCGTGGTCACGGTCGGCGCCGTGCCGCGGGCGACGCCCAGCAACGTGTAGGTCTTGGTCGGCACCGCGTCGGTGGTGCGCGGCGATTCCAGCACGCACTGGGCATCCGCGCGAGCCAGGCCGCCATCCTTGCGGACCCGCCACATGTGATACGCGAACAGCACGCCCAGCAGGCCAGGCAGGAAGACGACGTGCAGCACGTAGAAGCGGATCAGGGTGGGCTGGTCGATGTTGCGGCCGCCGATCAGCAGCTCGCGGACCGCCGGGCCAATCGCCGGGATCGACGACGCGATGTTGGTGCCGACCGTGACCGCCCAGAACGCCAGCTGATCCCAGGGCAACAGGTAGCCGGTGAACGAAAGGAACAGCGTGACGAGGAACATCACCACGCCGATCACCCAGTTGATCTCGCGTTGCTGCCCGCGGCCGATGCCGTTCTTGTAGGCGCCGGTGAGGAACACGCGCATCAGGTGCAGGGCGACGACGATCACCATCAGGTGCGCCGAGATGCGATGCACGGCACGAATCCACGATCCAAACGTGATCACGAACTCGATGTCCTTGACCGATTGATAGGCACGCTCCACCGACGGCACATAGAGAAAGAGCAGCGGCAGGCCCGAGAGAATCGTCAGGAAAAAGAGCGCCGCGGAAACGGTGCCGAGCCAGAACGAGTAGTTCCAGGCCATCGAGGCCTTGCTGATCTTGGCCGGGAACCAGTGCAGCATGAAGTTCGAGACCACGGCGTCGCCGGCTTCGCGGTCCGACTGCGGGCGCAAACTCCAGAGCGGCTCGGCGTGCACGCCCGGAGCCTCGGGCTTGGTGCGGTTCAGGGAAGGCAGACGCATCACAATCACCCCACCGTCAGGCGGAAATCGCGGCCGACTTCGTCCGCGAGGTCGATCACCAGTTGCCCATCGTCGGGCGCCAGCAGCAGGCGGAACCAGGCCAGCGGCTTCGGCGCGGGGCCGGCCACGTTGGTGCCGTCGCCCTTGTATTCGGAGCCGTGGCAGGGGCAGAGAAAGCGATGGGTCAGCCGCAGCGCGGCGCCGCCGGCCTCGGTGGTCTGCGGGTTGGGCAGCGCCTCGGCGCGCACGGTGCAGCCGAGGTGTGTGCACACCGCCGAGATGGCGTGGAAGGTGTTGCCCTCGCGGAACACGAGCACGCGCTCGTCGGGAAGGAACTTGAGACCGTCGGGGAAGTCCGAGGGCGGACCCAGCTTCACGGTCGTCGGCGAGTCGTACGAGACGTTCGGCACCAGCGAGCGCAGGGACGCCGCGGCCTGGACGGTGATGGCGGCGACGCCGGCGCCGGCGCCCAGCGTGAGAAGAAAGTCGCGTCGATCGGTTGGCTTGTGGTCATGGCTCATGACGCCGCACTCCCGTTCCAGCGTTCCGTGATGGTGAAGCGCTCCATGGTCATGGCCTCGGTGGGGCACCGGATGGCGCACAGGCCACAACGAATGCAGCGGTCGTCGTCTTTGATCAGCGCCGCCAGCGGGCCGTTCGCCTTCGCGGCCCAAGGCCGCTCCGGCGAGACCTCGGCCCGCGCCTCAACCTCGGCGCGCTGGTCCGGCGGCAGGTCGAGGGTGTCCAGCGGCACGAACGAGAGGCAGTACTCGGGGCAGATGTCCACGCAGCGGTTGCAGAGCACGCATTTTTCCGGGTCGTAGATGGTCTGCACGTGGCAGATCAGGCACCGCGCCGCCTGGACGCGCGCGGCGTCGACGTCGTAGCCGGTCTCGACCTCGGTGATGCCGGTGCGGCGGCCGACGTCGAGCGTGGGCGGCGCCTCGCGATCGAAGTGCTCGAAGCCCGCCACCATCCGGTAGCGCGACGTCACCAGCGCCTCGACCTCGAGGTGCGTGTCGATGCGGGCATCCTGACCCGCGAGAAATTCGTGGATCGAGCGGGCGGCGCGCTTGCCGTTGGCGACCGCCTCGATCAGGTTGCGGGGACCGAAGGCGACGTCGCCGCCGGCATAGATGCCGGGCGCGGAGGTGGCCAGCGTCGCCGGATCGATCTTGATGGTGCCGCCGGGCGTCAGCGTCACGCCATCAGCCGCGGTGAGGAACGACAGGTCGGCCTTCTGGCCAATCGCGAGCACGCAGGCGTCGGCCTCGATGTTGAGCACGTCGTCTTCCACGAACTGCGGCGCGAAGCGGCCGTTGGCGTCGAACACCGAGGTGACGGCGCGGAGGGCGATGGTCTCGAGGCGCGCTGTCCCCTTGAACTCCTTGGGTCCGCGGCGGGTGATGAAGCGGACGCCCTCGCGCTTGGCTTCCTCGAATTCCTCATGGCCCTGCGTGGTCCGCAGCACGGGCATCTCCGAGAAGTCTTCGAGCGAGACAACGGTGACCTCGGTGGCGCCGCCGCGGATGGCGGCGCGCGCCGAATCCAGCGCTTCTTTCACGCGTGCGTCGGTTTCGGCGCGGTCGGCCGGCGCCTCTTCGTCGCGGCCGGCGCGGAGGGCGGTGCGGGCGGCGTCGAAGGCGACGAAGCCGCCGCCGATGACGACCACGCGCCTGCCCAGGTCCACGCGATAACCGCGATTGACGTTGAGCAGGTAGTCCACGGCCTTGATCACGCCGTCGAGCTCAACCCCGGGCGCCTGCAGGTCGCGGCCGCGCGAGACGCCCACCGACAGGAACACCGCTTCGAAGCCCTGCGCGCGCAGCTGGGCAATCCCGAATTCCGGCGAGAGCGGCGTGTTCAGCCGCAGGTCCACGCCGAGCGAGACGATGCGGTCGATTTCGGCGCGCAGCAGCGTGCGCGGCAGCCGGTACTCGGGAATGCCGAATCGCATCATGCCGCCGGGTTCGGCCGCGGCCTCGAACACTGACACGTCGTAGTTGAGCAGCGCCAGGTCGTGCGCGGCGGCCATGCCCGCCGGACCGGCGCCGATCACCGCGATACGGCGGCGTGGGCCCCGGGTGGCGGGCGGAGGGGATGAACGATAGAAGGGCAGCGGCAGATGGCCGGTGTAGCGGTTGCCTTCGGCAATGCCCTCGGTTAGCAGCCGGGCTTGCGTGTCGGGCCGGATCGACTCGACGCCGAACTGTTCGGTGACGTGGCGCTTGAGCGCGCGAATCGACACCGGCGCGTCGATGGCGCCGCGGCGGCAGGCGTCTTCACAGGGTGCGGCGCAGACGCGTCCGCACACCGAGGCAAAGGGGTTGGGCGCACGCGCCACCAGGAAGGCCTCTTCGGGGCGGCCGTCGGCGATGAGCTGGACGTAGCGGCCGGCGTCGGTGGCGACGGGACACCCGGCCTGGCACTTGACCTGGGCCTTCCAGTGCGCGAGATCCGGCAGTTCCGTACGAATGCCCATCAGCCCCTCTTCTTGGTGCAGCGTGTGCGAGTTCGCCGGCTTGCGCTATGACCTGTGTCATATGCCGGTCAGCCCCTGCGAGCAGAGACCGGCCCGATCCACTCCAAATGAGCAAGAGCCGTGCCCGGAGGCTGTCGGTAGGGAGGTGCCATCAGCCGGCAGAATCCCCAGGTGCACGGCTGGGGCAGCGGTCCGCCGGACCTGGCGGACCGGGTTTTTCCGCTCTTACAGCGGATTACTCCCCATCGACCGGTACAGCGTGGCTACTTCGGCAGCAGGACGGTGTCGATGACGTGGATGACGCGTTGCTGGCGGGAACGTCAGGCTTGAGGGTCGTCGCGATGCTGCTCGCCCCGCGCGGCGATTTTCTCGAAGCGAGCGCGTAAGATGTAGATCGCCGTTGCAAACACCACGGCCTCCTTCGAATCTGACATCGCGTCGATCCGCAACTCCAGCCGATCCACAACCTGATTGACGTGCTTCTCAACGGTCGCCACGTCTTGTCGGCTCAGCTCCACCGCCGGCGTCCCCATCACCTCATCGAGTGCGGCCACGAAGTGTCTGGTAACGTCGATGAGACTGGGTTCCAGCGGCACTTCAAACAGGCGGCGCCACAGCGGCTCACCGACGTGGTCGCGATGGTCCACGATCAGTGTGGCCGCGTGGTTGACCCTGGCGACGGTGCGATGGAACTGGGACGAACCGTGCTCTTGCATGAGGGCTCCTATTTGCGCGGCATCGCCCTGATCGATTCGGTGGGCTGTGTAGTTACGCGCAGGCGTCGGGTGGCGACGTTGCTGGTTATAGAACACTTTGCGGCAGTTGAGCAAGGTCGACTCGCCCCGCCGGACGTCGGATTGCCGCCTGCCGAGGCTTGACCTCGCGCCCTTCTTCGCAGCGATCGTCGCGTGGGTGACCGACTCGGACCGGTGCCAGGGGCGCCGTCCAACTGAGAACAATCATTCGGAACCACGACCGCTCGATACTGTATTCTCCTGCCGAATGGTCCACATGATTCTCCGAAGAGCCCGAACGAGGACCGGTCCATGACAACTGACCAGCGAGCCAACGGCAAGGCGGAGATTCTGATTGCCGAGGACAGCCCGACCCAGGCGGTGCAACTGGCGCACCTGCTCGAGCAGAACGGTTATTCAGTGACGACCGCCGCCAACGGCCGCGAGGCGCTCGCCTCGATCG
Encoded proteins:
- a CDS encoding cytochrome b N-terminal domain-containing protein, yielding MRLPSLNRTKPEAPGVHAEPLWSLRPQSDREAGDAVVSNFMLHWFPAKISKASMAWNYSFWLGTVSAALFFLTILSGLPLLFLYVPSVERAYQSVKDIEFVITFGSWIRAVHRISAHLMVIVVALHLMRVFLTGAYKNGIGRGQQREINWVIGVVMFLVTLFLSFTGYLLPWDQLAFWAVTVGTNIASSIPAIGPAVRELLIGGRNIDQPTLIRFYVLHVVFLPGLLGVLFAYHMWRVRKDGGLARADAQCVLESPRTTDAVPTKTYTLLGVARGTAPTVTTRTLEAADTTVNAVPDLTRRALIATLGTIAIVSIMSVFIASPLEEPANALITPNPAKAPWYFLWLQEIVTDTTIRIGSFTLNGAFVGGVILPGLLVGLMTFWPWLDRSPHLAAGVWLPRDRRRQNIVFLLLVLFILALTFVGMVLRGPYWNFYWPWEAWPDIPGRI
- a CDS encoding FAD-dependent oxidoreductase, translated to MGIRTELPDLAHWKAQVKCQAGCPVATDAGRYVQLIADGRPEEAFLVARAPNPFASVCGRVCAAPCEDACRRGAIDAPVSIRALKRHVTEQFGVESIRPDTQARLLTEGIAEGNRYTGHLPLPFYRSSPPPATRGPRRRIAVIGAGPAGMAAAHDLALLNYDVSVFEAAAEPGGMMRFGIPEYRLPRTLLRAEIDRIVSLGVDLRLNTPLSPEFGIAQLRAQGFEAVFLSVGVSRGRDLQAPGVELDGVIKAVDYLLNVNRGYRVDLGRRVVVIGGGFVAFDAARTALRAGRDEEAPADRAETDARVKEALDSARAAIRGGATEVTVVSLEDFSEMPVLRTTQGHEEFEEAKREGVRFITRRGPKEFKGTARLETIALRAVTSVFDANGRFAPQFVEDDVLNIEADACVLAIGQKADLSFLTAADGVTLTPGGTIKIDPATLATSAPGIYAGGDVAFGPRNLIEAVANGKRAARSIHEFLAGQDARIDTHLEVEALVTSRYRMVAGFEHFDREAPPTLDVGRRTGITEVETGYDVDAARVQAARCLICHVQTIYDPEKCVLCNRCVDICPEYCLSFVPLDTLDLPPDQRAEVEARAEVSPERPWAAKANGPLAALIKDDDRCIRCGLCAIRCPTEAMTMERFTITERWNGSAAS
- a CDS encoding c-type cytochrome, with translation MEQRTSSPYPRVDRLVLAVVGVVLVIGTGLFMWSDRAHDWRYYQAEFKQQVAEKFGDDKAAIIPGGVQQVWADELSRADRCITCHQAVSYKGFEQAEHPYRTHPIEPLKLHAVEDFGCTSCHGGQGWAIDTAAAHGEVAHWEEPLLSRSLGESYTLAGNKNALMQMNCNTCHRYDRETKGAEAINLAKRLVNEKGCRACHVVNGFGGTIGPDLTNVGEKAPEQYDMSRLSGQRTAFAWHMAHFKDPRALTEGTVMPNFNFSTEQAQALSMLMLSWRRQEVPALFVSGTPRTDPRSADELKAEEAMKTGPGGWFVQTGCFVCHSISALGVRSPAQIGPDLSNAVEDVQSRFGVTIDTFLANPTGTMSVVLSRQIILTPEQKQVAIQKLREAFAEYQRQRGTPGTVVPK
- a CDS encoding ubiquinol-cytochrome c reductase iron-sulfur subunit, with the translated sequence MSHDHKPTDRRDFLLTLGAGAGVAAITVQAAASLRSLVPNVSYDSPTTVKLGPPSDFPDGLKFLPDERVLVFREGNTFHAISAVCTHLGCTVRAEALPNPQTTEAGGAALRLTHRFLCPCHGSEYKGDGTNVAGPAPKPLAWFRLLLAPDDGQLVIDLADEVGRDFRLTVG